Genomic segment of Fibrobacter sp. UWEL:
CCTTCCTTGGCGTCGGTGGATAATTCGCCGGGGGCAAAGCTGCTGTAGTATTCGTAGAGATTTTCTTCCTTCAGGTTAGAATCGCTTTGGCTAGGCTTTCCGATAAGGTTTACCTTTGAAATAGAACTGCGAATCTTGAAGTTGGAACCATCGGACTGGCGTTCTGCATGGAAGAAGTGTATGTAATGAACACTACTGTCTTTCCACGCACCCTTTTCGTCGACCTTTGTGACGCAAGAATCCAGCATGGGGTCACCTTCGTGGCATCCGTGTGAATTCACTGCCAGATAGTCCATGCGGATGGTTCCGGTGGCAGGGAGATGAGTTCCGCCCAGATCTACGGCAAGAACGCCGTCAACGAAAATCCACATATCGTCATCGCCTGTGAACTGGAATATTTCGTTCGCATCCTTGTGATATTCAAAGGGGATGAAGCCCATGATGGTGAAGCCGTAGTTACGTAAATGGCTTATTCCAAAAGGAGATGTCATCGCTGCTTTAAAGGCCGCATCTTTATTTTTGGGGCCTCCATTGGTTTGCCAGAACTTACAAAGATCTGATGTACTTTTTCCTAAGAAATCCGTTTGAGAGGATGCGTACAGATAATTGTAGGGTGGACAGTTAATAGAAAGGGATTGAGGACCATATTGGTCTAAGCCGGGTTTAGATTCGATAAAATAAAAGTTTCCATCGTCTGAAACAGAATCCAGAGGGAAGAAACCTCCGTTATTCCAGTCCTTGCGAATCTCAACATATTTGGGGTCTAATGCAGACTGGCTTAAAACCATCGTGGTATTGGAACTCTTGTTGACGGATCCTTCATCGTGGAACCAATGATCAAAATATTCATTGTCGCAGGCAAGACGATTCCTTTCGATTTCAGGGCTGTAAAAATCAATTTCACCGTCTTCACTGTGCTTAAATTGCAACTGCTGCTTGACCATACCTGGTGTGATATAGACCGGTTTGGACCAAACGTGAACTTGGCAAATCTTGGAACAGGATTTCTCGCTATCGGGAGCGGAGATGTCCCAGGATTCCGCATTATCGGAACACAACTCCGCCGCTGAACCGCGCATTTTTTCTAAACCAAGAGGGTTTAATTCGGGATCTTGAGTGCATCGGGCAAATTCGCCATACCATGCGTACCCTTGTGCAGAACTGATGTTTGCGAGGTAGGCGGGAAGGGTTGTTGTTGCTCCGGATGGGGTCATGATTTCCTTGGGATATCCTTCAGAACCCATTGCCAAACCAAGTGCAGGTGATTGGACACTGCCGCATCCGTAGGTTGTATTGTCGTTTCGACGGCCTAACCACTCCGCATTTCCTAGATAAGAATCTAGCCATGTGTTGATTCCAAATCTTTCGTCTTTACCCATGCTGACTAAAGCTTCTTCCGTGAAGTTCTCGAAGTCCGGATGATTGACTTCAAAATCTCTGATGATGATGTCAAACTCCTGATCAGTATCGTTTGTTACGATTGCCAAAGGTGTTTTTTTGGAAAGATTCTTACTTGCTTGTGCGTAGGGGAATGTCTCGGAATTGTATGGTAGCAATTCTAGACCTTGAGCACATGCTTGGTCCTTGGACGCGCTTGTGGACTTTTTTCTAAATTTCGTCGTGAAATGAAGAATTACGGCAAAGTTTACTTGATTGGTGCTGGTCCTGGTGATCCGGGGTTGTTCACCCTGAAGGGCAAGGCTATTTTGGAAAAGGCTGAGGTGGTTGTCTATGACCGCCTGGTTTCTCCTGCGATTTTGGCCATGTGCAATGATAAGGCGCAAATGGTGGATGTGGGCAAGATGCCGACCCATCACAAGGTGAAACAGTCAGAGATTAATAAACTGCTGGTGAAGTTCGCCCAGGAAAATCCGGGTGCGACCATCGCACGTTTGAAGGGTGGCGATCCCTTTGTGTTTGGCCGTGGCGGCGAAGAATGTTTGGAACTGGTGGAAGCCGGCGTCGAATTCGAAGTAGTGCCTGGTGTAACCGCTGGAATCTCTGTGCCGGCCTATGCAGGAATTCCCGTGACCCATCGTGGAGTTGCCACAAGCTTGCATATTATCACCGGACATGAAAAAGATGAGAGACTTGCTTGTCATCCTGAGCAAGCGCAGAATAATGCGTGTCATCCTGAGCAAGCGAAGCGCGTCGAAGGATCTTCTGTCTCGGGCTTGGATTTTCCGGCTCTTGCCAAGTGCCCGGGGACCTTGGTGTTCTACATGGGCATTTCCAACATGGATTTTATTGCCCGCCGTCTTATGGAATGTGGCAAGGATCCTAAGACCCCTCTGGCATTTATTGAAAAGGGTACCACTCCTTACCAGCGTACTGTTTCCTGTACCTTGGAAACTGCGGGGGAGACTATCGTCCGTGAAAAAGTGGTTGCTCCGGCTATCACCATTATGGGTGATGTTGTTGAACTGGGCTCCTCCTTGGCTTGGCGCAAGAATCTGCCGCTGTCTGGCAAACGTTTGGTTATTACTCGCGCCGCAAAACAGGCTGGCGGTATTGCTTCGAAACTGAGTGCACTGGGCGCCGAAGTCATCGAAACCCCCATGATTGAAACTGCCACATGTCATCCTGTAGTCTCCATATGTCATCCTGAGCGCAGCGCGCAGCGCGAAGTCGAAGGATCTAGCAGAGTGGATTTCGCAGATCTCGCAAACTTCGATATCCTGGCATTCACCAGCACCAACGGGGTGGATTCTTTCTTTGAATCTTTGTTCAAGGCCGGCTTGGATATTCGTGTCCTTGCTGGAAAGAAGATTGCAAGTGTTGGTAAGATTACCGAAAAGAAATTGCTGGAACGTGGCATTCGCTGCGATTACGTTCCTGAAGACCATACCGGCGAAGGCCTGGGTAAACTCCTCGCTGAAAAGTGTGGCGACGCAAGAATCCTCCTCCTTCAGGGCAATCTGGCAGATGATACCTTGTTGAAACTTCTCCCGAAAGCAACTCGCTGGGTGGTATACGAGACGTTGCCTGTGGCAACAATGCCCGACTGGAAACGTGAAGCCGTTGCAACCGCCGACGCCGTTGTCTTCGCAAGCTCCAGTGCCGTGGAAAACTTTGTTAAGACTGTGGGTTGCCATTGCGAAACTGTTCTAACACAGGAATCTCGTAATTCGTATCTCATACCTCGTATCTGCTTCTCCATCGGCCGCCTTACCTCCGCCACAGCCAAGAAGTATGGTTTTGAAGTAATCGAAAGTGAAGAAACCACCATGGATTCTCTGGTGAAAAAAATCGGGGAATATTTCGCGGTATGAAAGTCGTCCTGATTATTGCCCATAACTGCATTCAACCCGGTGCATTCCGCGGTTTCGAGGCTGTGTTGGATGGCCTTCGCAAGAACATGCCCGGGGCGCGCATTGCAAGCACCAGCCTTGTGGATTTAGATAACGATCTTCGAGCCATCTTGCGTGAGGATGTGGAATCCGTAACTTTACTGCCGTATCTTCTTTTGAATGGCCGTCATTCCAAAGGGGATATCCCCGCCATTGTTGCTGATGCCCAGAAGGATTTCCCGCAGATTCCCATGACTCTTCTGCCGCCCTTGGGTGAATGGGATGGTTTCCCCGATATGGTGGTGAACCATGTTTGCAAGGTGAACCAGAGTGCTGAACCCCGACGTCATTCTGAGCGCCCCTCCCAATGTCATCCTGAACGTAGTGAAGGATCTCGCAGTTCCCTCTTCGCCATTGAAATGAATCTTGAGGGCAAGAACGTTCTCGTGGTTGGCGGCGGCCGCATCGCCCTCCGTAAGGTAAAAACGTTGTTACCCACAGGAGCCCACATTACCGTAGTGGCCCCGCTGTTTGATCCCGAATTCCATGCTCTTGTATCTAATAGTTCGGCAGGCTCACCAACCTTAGATAAGGTCCCTGAGCTCAGCCGAAGGGCCTGTTTCTCGTCTCTCGTTTTATTAGAACGCACTTACGAAACCTTGGATTTGCGGGGTGTTTCCATGGTGTTTATCTGCACCGACCAGCCGGCGGTAAATGCCCAGGTCAGCAATGATGCTCGTGCCCGCCGTATTTTGGTGAACAATGCCTGCGATTATCTTGATGGTGATTTTATTGTGCCTGCCCGAATGGACTTTGGCGAAAATATCACTGTCACCGTTTCCACCCAAGGCAAGGCCCCCAGCCTAGCTAAGAAACTGAAACAGAAAATCCAAACCGACTGGTCTACAGAACTGACCCAAATCGAAAAAGAATTTATAACTCATAACTCGTAATTTATAACTCATAATTCATCATTCATAACTCGTAACTCTTATGATCGTCCGTCCTCGTCGTTTACGCCGTAATGCCACCATCCGCAATATGATTGCGGAAACTTCCGTTTCTCCCGATTGCCTCGTTTATCCCATGTTCGTGGTAGAAGGGGAGGGCATCAAGGAAGAAATTTCTTCCATGCCCAACCAGTACCGTTTCAGCATCGATGAATTGCTGAAGGAAATCGAAACCTTCGGACCTCTGGGTCTTAAGTCTGTGCTTCTGTTCGGCATCCCGGACCATAAGGATGAAATGGCTACGGAAGCTTATGATGAAGACGGTATTGTGCAACGTGCAACCCGCGCCATCAAGGCCAAGTTCCCTGAAATCTATGTGATTTGCGACGTGTGCCTTTGCGAATACATGAGCCATGGTCACTGCGGTATCATCAAGGACTGCGATGTGGATAATGACCCCACCTTGGAACTGCTGGCAAAGACTGCTGTTTCTCAGGCTTCTGCTGGTGCAGACATGGTGGCTCCCAGCGACATGATGGACGGTCACATCACCGCCATCCGTGAAGCTTTGGACGAAGCTGGTTTTACCAATACTCCCATTATGGGTTACAGCGCCAAGTTCGCCAGCGCCTACTACGGCCCCTTCCGCGATGCAGCCGACTCCGCTCCTCATTTCGGTAACCGCAAGTCTTACCAGATGGACGTTCGCAACATTCGCGAAGCCATGCACGAAGTGGAATTGGACTTGGAAGAAGGTGCAGACATTGTCATGGTGAAGCCGGGCCTTGCTTTCTTGGACGTGCTCCGCGGTGCTGCAGAAATCAGCAACGTTCCCGTAGCTGTCTATAACGTGAGCGGTGAATACTCCATGGTCAAGGCCGCCGGTAAGATGGGCTGGATTGATGAAGACGCCATCATTCGAGAAAACATGATCGCTTTCAAGCGCGCCGGTGCCGATATCATCATCACGTATCATGCCAAGGAAATCTTGGAAAAGAATTTACTTGGGTAAATTCTCAATCTTGGAACGCCTGGTGAAACATCAGGTGTTTTTTCTTTCTTCTAGAATGTTGGATTAGGCTAACTTTTTCTATATTTGCCATCGATGCATCAAGAGTCCGTAATTAGAAGAATTGTTTCCTCGGTGAAGGTTCTTGATGTGGTGCTGTTTTGCGGAATTGTTGTAGCGGCACTTTGGCTGACCTTAGACAATCTTAAAGCCTCGGGCGATAGGATTGTGGTTCATGCAGGCGACCGGATGTATGAATTTAGCCTTAAGGAAGATGGTGTCCACAAGGTTCAGGGGCCTTTAGGTGAAACGGTCATCGAAATAAGGAATGGCCGGGCCCGCATCGTTGACTCCCCTTGTCCCAACAAGATTTGCATCCGTCAGGGTTTTGCGCACCCTCTTGTTTGCCTCCCTAATAAGATTGTTGTGGATGTAGAGGATTCGGAGGGCTTTGATGCGGTTGCGCGATAGGAACTACATTGCCTATCTGGGGGCGTTGACGCTTCTGTTCTCTTATGCTGAAATGTTCCTGCCTCGCACGGTGCCCTTCTTTAGGCTGGGGCTTGGAAATACCGTGGTCTTGTTGGCTTTCGGTTTGGATTTCCCGGCGTTTTTAGTTTTGCTCTTGATCAAGGCGGTGGCCTCTTCGTTGATGGCGGGTACCTTGTTTTCGCCCTTCTTTATTTTATCCCTTGCGCAGTCCGTGGCTTCGGGCGTTGTGATGTACGGGCTTTTTTACGGGACCCGTCGGATTCAAAAGTTCATCAGTCTTTATGGAATTTCCATGGTGGGGGCGGTGGCTAGCTCCCTGGTGCAAATCCTGTTGGCCAGTCTCTATTTGGGGGCGGGTTCCTATGCCTTGCTCGGCCCCATGATGCTCTTTTCCCTTTTCGCCAGTATCCTGACGGCGTTCCTAGCTCTACATTTGCATATTCCGAATCAAGCGCCTGTAATTTTGGAATCCGGTGAAAAACGGAAATCTCATTCGCCTTATAAAGTTTGGGGAATTGTTGCCGCTATTTGCGTTATGGCTGTGTTCACCTTGATGCAAAGTAATCTGATGGTGCTTGGAATCTGCCTAGGAATAAGTCTTGTGTTCCAAAAAATCTCTGGACGGCGGATCCTTTTGATGCCTCACATAACGCTCTGGATTTTTGTGTTGATTGCCAACATTCTGTCTCCCTCGGGCCGGGTGGTTTATAGCCTGGGACAATTCAACATTACCGAAGGGGCTTTGCTGACTGGCTTGAATCAAGCGTTAAAACTATCTGCAGTTTCAGCCTTGTCACAATGTGCAGCCAGTTTGCGTCCGGCTGGCGATTCTATCATTGCCTTGTCCCTCAAGTATTTTAGAGGCCTGAGCGATGTTCTTCGAAAGTCTCCCGGCAATATCTTCAAGAAGATTCGCTTGGCTTTAGCCGCCACACAAATTGAAGAATAATAACTTAAAGTGCTGCCGAATGTATTTTTAGTTTGTATATTTTGACTATTCTAATCCGCATACGTGCTGGCAAGTTTAACTCTCTGCTTGATGTTCGCGGCACGGGCTTTTTTTAATGCCCGCACAAAGCCGCAGGGTTCCTGGGTAAGCGCTACCTGGACAATTGACGTAGAGCACCTACAAACATTTTTCCCCATAACGGGTATTTTAACTGTTTGCGACAGAGTGCTCTCGCGTTTGTGACGAAGCGGAAAAGGCCGCCTTTCGGTGTTTTGAGACTCTCTTTTGCAGACGCAACAAGAGAATTCAAATGAATCGCGAAGAGTTTGCAAATCTTCTGAAAAATATTAAGAATGTACATGATAAGGGCGGAACGCCCGAGGATCTGGACGCATTCCTTCTGCCTTATGCCAACCGCAATGTTTACTTTTACAATGACGCTTGCGTCAAGAAGATCCTGGCCAGTCAGGAGAATATTCCCCTCACTGTGGATCTTGTGAACGCGTCCCTGGATTTGAAGGGGAGTGATTGTTTTGAGTGTCCTTCCCTGAGTAATCCTTATATTCCTGGGGAACTGGGTATCAAGAGTGTGGAACCGGATATTCTGCTGAGAAAGTCTCATCCTGTTTTTTGCGGGACGAAGCGGCCTGATGATGTGGTTTCTGTGGAGTTCCAGCACAATGGTGGTTCTATTTTTAGTGACCGGCTGATGCTTTACGTGGCACGCCATACCAGTCGGATGGTTGCTCCTGGTGATGTGGGGCCCCTTGACAATCTCAATCTGATTAGTTTTCAGCATTTTGATACGTACCCTTGGGAAGTATGTCGGGACTACCGTTATACCATCAAGATGAGGACCCAGAACAATCTTGTGTATTACAATAAGCAGACTATTACTCTCGTGGAAGTGAAGAAGTTTTTGGATCATGCAGATTATTTCGTGGATGATGATAGTCGCTTGGCCCAGTGGCTTCGTGTCATTGATGCCTTGAACCGCGAAGATGATGATGCTTTTGCCAAGTATGCGGGTGACCCCATTTTCCAGGCCTTGCATAAGTCCGTCAAATTGTGTAACTTTGACAGTGGATATTTGCTCAAGGAGTCTAAGCATATGACTGACATCGCCTACGAAAAGTATATTGCTGCTGAGGAAGGCCGTGCTGAGGGCCGTGAAGCGGGCCTTGCAGAAGGTCGTGCAGAAGGTCGTGCAGAAGGTCGTGCAGAAGGTCGTGAAGCTGGTCTTGCTGAGGGGTCTGCCGCAAAAAGTCGGGAGATGGCAAAAAGGATGCTTTTGGCCCATGAACCTGAAGACAAGATTGTCGCCTACACAGGTCTTTCTGTTGAAGAGATACGTCAGATTAAGTAAGGTGGCTCAAAATACATAATGATAAGCCTGGGGCAAGAGTGCCTCGGGCTTTACTATTTAAAGTCGCATTTCTTTGATGCAAAAAAAAGAACCTCCCGCCTGGAGTACTTATTAGGCAGGAGGTTCCGTTCTCGATTCGTAATGTCTTAGGTCTTATTCTGCGGAGCTGGAGGATGCCGGTTCCGGTTCTGCAGCTTCGGAAGAAGAGGAGGCAGGTGCTGCTTCAAACTTGACCTTTACAGTTGTAAGGGCCTGCAAGCCAGTAGCATCTTCGAACTTGAAGGTGAATTCGCCTCCTGCGGCAGGAAGGATGCTGGAATCAAAGACAATGTAAGGTGTAGTTGCAGAGAATGTGCCGCCATTTGCAATGGTTGTGTAATTGACGTTTCTGCCCTCGGTGACGCCGTAAGCGGTGAGCTTCAGGGTGGCCGCGCTGTTGACTGCGTCCACATTGAAGATTGCGGTTTCGCCTACGGTAAAGGTAACGCCTTCTGTAGTGAAATCGCTGATGGTTGTAGTATTGCCGCGGGGGCCCGGAGTAACAGTGACGTTACCCTTGCCTGCAGTTACACTGGCGCGGAAGGGGAGGAACATGTCGGTGTTCAAGGATACGTTGTGATTATCTTTGACAAAGTAAGTCACCTTGGTAATGCGCTTGCCGCTGAGTCCTGCAAACTGTTCGTAGGGAGGTACGCAGTTGTGGGGTTCTGTGAATTTGCTAGTGCTAAAGGCAAATTCGCGAGTCTGCAGCCAGATATGGCCAGAAGGAATTAGGCCGTACTTGTCGCCGAATTCATCTTCAATTACGACAGCCTGGATGTTGTCTGTGGTAACTTCGAATACGTCGGCAGCGGCGAACTCAACCATGTAGTGGCCCCAGGCGGAGGCTGCATTGAGAATGGCAGTAGACGGAGTGCGGTTGGATACTGCACCATAAGTTTTACTGATGGAACCGTCTGCATTTATGACCTTATAGTTTACAGGAGCCTTTGCATCGTCAGACCATGTGGCAGCCTTTACCAACTTGTAAAGATCGCTGGCGTCGCTTTCGGAACCATTGGCCATGACATCTTCGTAAAGAGCCTTGTTGATGGCTACGTCAACTTTGAGCAAACCCTTGAATTCGGTTGTTTCACCAACGATTTCGGTATTTGCTTGCAAGAATCTAGCGCCCTTTTGTGTGGTGGCGCTGGTAAATGCATCGTAGCCGTCCATCACTATAGATGCGCTGGGGGCCTTGAAGATTCCCTGGGTGGCGCTCATT
This window contains:
- a CDS encoding fibro-slime domain-containing protein codes for the protein MAIVTNDTDQEFDIIIRDFEVNHPDFENFTEEALVSMGKDERFGINTWLDSYLGNAEWLGRRNDNTTYGCGSVQSPALGLAMGSEGYPKEIMTPSGATTTLPAYLANISSAQGYAWYGEFARCTQDPELNPLGLEKMRGSAAELCSDNAESWDISAPDSEKSCSKICQVHVWSKPVYITPGMVKQQLQFKHSEDGEIDFYSPEIERNRLACDNEYFDHWFHDEGSVNKSSNTTMVLSQSALDPKYVEIRKDWNNGGFFPLDSVSDDGNFYFIESKPGLDQYGPQSLSINCPPYNYLYASSQTDFLGKSTSDLCKFWQTNGGPKNKDAAFKAAMTSPFGISHLRNYGFTIMGFIPFEYHKDANEIFQFTGDDDMWIFVDGVLAVDLGGTHLPATGTIRMDYLAVNSHGCHEGDPMLDSCVTKVDEKGAWKDSSVHYIHFFHAERQSDGSNFKIRSSISKVNLIGKPSQSDSNLKEENLYEYYSSFAPGELSTDAKEGEPVCQIPCYK
- the cobA gene encoding uroporphyrinogen-III C-methyltransferase is translated as MKNYGKVYLIGAGPGDPGLFTLKGKAILEKAEVVVYDRLVSPAILAMCNDKAQMVDVGKMPTHHKVKQSEINKLLVKFAQENPGATIARLKGGDPFVFGRGGEECLELVEAGVEFEVVPGVTAGISVPAYAGIPVTHRGVATSLHIITGHEKDERLACHPEQAQNNACHPEQAKRVEGSSVSGLDFPALAKCPGTLVFYMGISNMDFIARRLMECGKDPKTPLAFIEKGTTPYQRTVSCTLETAGETIVREKVVAPAITIMGDVVELGSSLAWRKNLPLSGKRLVITRAAKQAGGIASKLSALGAEVIETPMIETATCHPVVSICHPERSAQREVEGSSRVDFADLANFDILAFTSTNGVDSFFESLFKAGLDIRVLAGKKIASVGKITEKKLLERGIRCDYVPEDHTGEGLGKLLAEKCGDARILLLQGNLADDTLLKLLPKATRWVVYETLPVATMPDWKREAVATADAVVFASSSAVENFVKTVGCHCETVLTQESRNSYLIPRICFSIGRLTSATAKKYGFEVIESEETTMDSLVKKIGEYFAV
- a CDS encoding NAD(P)-dependent oxidoreductase, which produces MKVVLIIAHNCIQPGAFRGFEAVLDGLRKNMPGARIASTSLVDLDNDLRAILREDVESVTLLPYLLLNGRHSKGDIPAIVADAQKDFPQIPMTLLPPLGEWDGFPDMVVNHVCKVNQSAEPRRHSERPSQCHPERSEGSRSSLFAIEMNLEGKNVLVVGGGRIALRKVKTLLPTGAHITVVAPLFDPEFHALVSNSSAGSPTLDKVPELSRRACFSSLVLLERTYETLDLRGVSMVFICTDQPAVNAQVSNDARARRILVNNACDYLDGDFIVPARMDFGENITVTVSTQGKAPSLAKKLKQKIQTDWSTELTQIEKEFITHNS
- the hemB gene encoding porphobilinogen synthase, giving the protein MIVRPRRLRRNATIRNMIAETSVSPDCLVYPMFVVEGEGIKEEISSMPNQYRFSIDELLKEIETFGPLGLKSVLLFGIPDHKDEMATEAYDEDGIVQRATRAIKAKFPEIYVICDVCLCEYMSHGHCGIIKDCDVDNDPTLELLAKTAVSQASAGADMVAPSDMMDGHITAIREALDEAGFTNTPIMGYSAKFASAYYGPFRDAADSAPHFGNRKSYQMDVRNIREAMHEVELDLEEGADIVMVKPGLAFLDVLRGAAEISNVPVAVYNVSGEYSMVKAAGKMGWIDEDAIIRENMIAFKRAGADIIITYHAKEILEKNLLG
- a CDS encoding NusG domain II-containing protein, with amino-acid sequence MHQESVIRRIVSSVKVLDVVLFCGIVVAALWLTLDNLKASGDRIVVHAGDRMYEFSLKEDGVHKVQGPLGETVIEIRNGRARIVDSPCPNKICIRQGFAHPLVCLPNKIVVDVEDSEGFDAVAR
- a CDS encoding Gx transporter family protein, yielding MRLRDRNYIAYLGALTLLFSYAEMFLPRTVPFFRLGLGNTVVLLAFGLDFPAFLVLLLIKAVASSLMAGTLFSPFFILSLAQSVASGVVMYGLFYGTRRIQKFISLYGISMVGAVASSLVQILLASLYLGAGSYALLGPMMLFSLFASILTAFLALHLHIPNQAPVILESGEKRKSHSPYKVWGIVAAICVMAVFTLMQSNLMVLGICLGISLVFQKISGRRILLMPHITLWIFVLIANILSPSGRVVYSLGQFNITEGALLTGLNQALKLSAVSALSQCAASLRPAGDSIIALSLKYFRGLSDVLRKSPGNIFKKIRLALAATQIEE
- a CDS encoding PD-(D/E)XK nuclease family transposase — encoded protein: MNREEFANLLKNIKNVHDKGGTPEDLDAFLLPYANRNVYFYNDACVKKILASQENIPLTVDLVNASLDLKGSDCFECPSLSNPYIPGELGIKSVEPDILLRKSHPVFCGTKRPDDVVSVEFQHNGGSIFSDRLMLYVARHTSRMVAPGDVGPLDNLNLISFQHFDTYPWEVCRDYRYTIKMRTQNNLVYYNKQTITLVEVKKFLDHADYFVDDDSRLAQWLRVIDALNREDDDAFAKYAGDPIFQALHKSVKLCNFDSGYLLKESKHMTDIAYEKYIAAEEGRAEGREAGLAEGRAEGRAEGRAEGREAGLAEGSAAKSREMAKRMLLAHEPEDKIVAYTGLSVEEIRQIK